In a single window of the Balaenoptera acutorostrata chromosome 3, mBalAcu1.1, whole genome shotgun sequence genome:
- the SKIDA1 gene encoding SKI/DACH domain-containing protein 1 — protein MGDLKSGFEEVDGVRLGYLIIKGKQMFALSQVFTDLLKNIPRTTVHKRMDHLKVKKHHCDLEELRKLKAINSIAFHAAKCTLISREDVEALYTSCKTERVLKTKRRRVGRALATKAPPPERAAAAAAAASPRPGFWKDKHQLWRGLSGAARPLPISAQSPRPGAAVVRPAAHLPQIFSKYPGSHYPEIVRSPCKPPLNYETAPLQGNYVAFHSDPAYFRSLLCSKHPAAAAAAAAAAAAAAAAAAAAAAAYYQASAAGPQPKAAASAGGPVSLTYRCKRKRGGAKDCLLEPHAGARRLLLLPRSYKAKAAAAAAAAAAAAAGATCLERFHLVNSFCPPPHHHHHHHHHHHHHHHHHHHRAQQPQPNHHPPHHHRPQPHLGSFPESCSSDSESSSYSDHAANDSDFGSSLSSSSNSVSSEEEEEEGEEEEEEEEEEDEEEGGSGASDSSEVSSEEEDSSTESDSSSGSSQVSVQSIRFRRTSFCKPPSVQAQANFLYHLASAAAATKPAAFEDAGRLPDLKSSVKAESPEEWNLQSWAPKASPVYCPASLGSCFAEIRNDRVSEITFPHSEISSTVKRTELTINCLAEGASSPSPKTNNAFPQQRILREARKCLQATPTTYCADNNTIAARFLSNDSSGVAANSEKDSKIPHCTEFATDLPSSPTDPEVDAAAAATKAENPCTDTGDKTLPFLHNIKIKVEDSSANEEYEPDLITNKLKCECNDTKGEFYSVTESKEEDALLTTAKEGFACPEKETPSLNPLAQSQGLSCTLGSPKPEDGEYKFGARVRKNYRTLVLGKRPVLQTPPVKPNLKSARSPRPTGKTETHEGTLDDFTVINRRKKVASNVASAVKRPFNFMANFPCPPSLIIGKDGDLWPAYSLNTTKDSQPPHKAHPIWKWQLGGSAIPLPPSHKFRKFNS, from the coding sequence ATGGGAGACCTGAAGTCAGGTTTTGAAGAGGTGGATGGCGTGAGGCTCGGCTACCTCATCATTAAAGGAAAGCAAATGTTTGCCCTCTCCCAAGTCTTCACGGATCTGCTGAAAAACATCCCGAGGACGACCGTGCACAAGCGCATGGATCATCTGAAAGTGAAAAAGCACCACTGCGATCTGGAGGAGTTGCGGAAACTCAAGGCAATCAACAGCATCGCCTTCCACGCCGCCAAATGCACTCTCATCTCCCGGGAAGACGTGGAAGCGCTCTACACCTCCTGCAAAACCGAGCGCGTCCTCAAGACCAAGCGCAGGAGGGTCGGCCGGGCCCTGGCCACAAAGGCGCCGCCGCCAgagcgcgccgccgccgccgccgccgccgccagcccCCGCCCGGGTTTTTGGAAGGACAAGCACCAACTTTGGCGGGGCCTGAGCGGAGCCGCGCGGCCCCTGCCAATCAGCGCGCAGTCCCCGCGCCCGGGCGCCGCCGTCGTGCGCCCAGCCGCCCATCTACCTCAGATTTTTAGCAAATACCCGGGCTCGCACTACCCGGAAATCGTGCGCTCGCCTTGCAAACCCCCTCTAAACTATGAAACTGCCCCGCTCCAGGGAAACTACGTCGCTTTCCACTCGGACCCTGCTTATTTTCGGAGCCTGCTGTGCAGCAAGcacccggccgccgccgccgccgccgccgccgccgccgccgccgccgccgcggccgccgccgccgccgccgccgcctactACCAGGCGTCGGCGGCCGGGCCCCAACCCAAGGCGGCGGCGAGCGCCGGAGGCCCCGTGAGCCTGACCTACCGGTGCAAGCGCAAGCGCGGGGGCGCCAAGGACTGCCTGCTGGAACCCCACGCCGGCGCCCGCCGCCTGCTTCTGCTGCCCAGGTCCTACAAAGCCaaggcggcggccgcggcggcggcggcggcggcagcggccgcCGGGGCCACTTGCCTGGAGAGGTTTCATCTGGTTAACAGCTTCTGCCcgcctccccaccaccaccatcaccaccaccaccatcaccaccaccaccatcaccaccaccaccacagggCCCAGCAGCCGCAGCCGAATCACCACCCCCCTCATCACCACCGGCCGCAGCCCCATCTGGGCAGCTTTCCCGAGAGTTGCAGCAGCGACTCCGAGTCCAGCTCCTACTCGGACCATGCAGCCAACGACTCAGATTTTGGCTCCAGTTTGTCTAGCTCCAGCAACTCTGTGTCCtcggaggaagaggaggaggagggagaggaggaggaggaggaggaagaggaggaggacgaggaggaggggGGCAGTGGGGCCTCGGATTCCAGTGAAGTCAGCTCGGAGGAGGAGGACTCGTCCACGGAGTCGGACTCCAGCTCCGGCTCCAGCCAAGTGTCAGTGCAGAGCATCCGTTTCAGGCGCACCAGCTTCTGCAAGCCTCCCAGCGTGCAGGCGCAGGCCAACTTCTTGTACCATCTGGCCTCCGCCGCCGCTGCAACCAAACCCGCTGCTTTCGAGGATGCCGGCAGACTTCCCGACCTCAAGAGTAGTGTCAAAGCGGAGTCGCCCGAGGAGTGGAATCTGCAGAGCTGGGCCCCCAAAGCGTCTCCGGTGTACTGCCCGGCCAGCCTGGGGAGTTGTTTCGCAGAGATAAGGAACGATAGGGTATCTGAGATTACATTCCCACACTCTGAAATTTCCAGTACTGTAAAGAGAACTGAGCTGACAATTAACTGCCTGGCGGAGGGGGCCTCTTCACCTAGCCCAAAGACAAACAATGCATttccacaacaaagaatactcCGAGAGGCTAGGAAATGCCTACAAGCAACTCCTACTACGTACTGTGCAGATAACAACACAATAGCTGCTAGGTTCTTAAGCAATGATTCTTCAGGAGTGGCAGCAAATTCAGAAAAAGATTCCAAAATCCCTCATTGCACTGAATTTGCTACGGATCTGCCCTCTTCGCCAACTGATCCCGAGGTggatgcagcagcagcagcaactaaAGCCGAGAATCCCTGCACTGACACAGGCGACAAGACATTGCCATTTCTGCACAATATTAAAATCAAAGTAGAAGACAGTAGTGCTAATGAAGAATATGAACCTGACCTTATTACAAATAAGCTAAAGTGCGAGTGCAATGATACAAAGGGTGAGTTTTACAGTGTGACTGAAAGTAAAGAGGAGGACGCCTTGTTAACCACAGCCAAGGAAGGTTTTGCATGCCCTGAAAAAGAAACTCCTTCCTTAAATCCACTGGCTCAGAGTCAGGGCCTTTCATGCACTTTAGGTTCTCCAAAACCTGAGGATGGGGAATATAAATTTGGTGCCAGGGTGAGAAAAAATTACCGGACACTAGTACTGGGAAAGCGACCTGTACTTCAGACACCTCCAGTCAAACCAAATCTGAAATCAGCTAGAAGTCCTCGTCCTACAGGTAAAACTGAGACACATGAAGGAACACTGGATGATTTTACAGTTATAAACAGACGCAAAAAGGTAGCCAGCAATGTAGCATCAGCAGTGAAAAGGCCATTTAATTTCATGGCAAATTTTCCTTGTCCACCATCACTCATTATTGGGAAGGATGGGGATTTGTGGCCAGCATATTCCTTAAACACCACTAAGGATTCCCAACCTCCTCACAAGGCCCATCCTATATGGAAATGGCAGCTGGGCGGTTCTGCAATACCTCTTCCACCTAGTcacaaattcaggaaatttaattCATAA